The following is a genomic window from Fusarium oxysporum Fo47 chromosome IV, complete sequence.
CGTTATGGGGTCATGGCTATACTATGCTATGCCAAACTCTCCGCCTCCCGGCCCGGCTCTACCTTTCCGACAACGGTCCCTTATTCAAGTTCGGATGCCTCCGATCTTACTCGGCCGGTTCCTAGTTTCGGTCCCTATTTTGCTCATCGATTATGGACCTCGATGAAAAAAAAATTCTTTTACGGGACTAGATCGCGTTCGGGTCGGCCGCCGATATATGGTCGGGAGATATGAGGTCTCGGCATCGCCAAGCGAGGCATGGGGGCATATGGTAGAAGTGATATTACAGCCATGTGATGTCTATCGCCTACCTACCTATGTCGAGTACTTGGTTGAATCGAGAAGCGCTGCATTGGGTTTCGAAGACTGAGTTTCCGAATCATGACTATGGATATATGATGGACTTGAGTGTGCGATcgattgattgatttgtGCAGCGCGAAGAATGATTTTTGTTTTTCGACGACCAAAACTCACGGCATCTATGTTCTTGTTAGCTTTGTTGTTTgtgttcttctcttctctttctttctacCTCTGGGAGGGGAGGGTCCTACTTCTTCTCTacctctctctctctctcacTTTGTCTCTACTCATTTATCATGCTACGAACGGGGCCACGTCGAGGAACCGAAAGTAATGCATTGCATTGGAAGGAGTCGGGTACATTTTACCAAACATTACACGGCGGGCCAGCGCTGAAAGACAATTGTACAtagaaaaaaagaaatctGAGCAGTCTCTCCGATAGATTTTGTCCGGAGGAATAAAGATCAAGAAATGAATCGAGTCAAGCATGATCTGAATATCTCGTGAATCATGAGTTTGTGCTTGTGACTGGTATGGATAGTGAAGAGTTTGTATAATAGACCACAATAGAGAGATCGGCTAAAGAACTTGAGGAATGTGTAGCCATAATTCAGATAAACCAAAGAATGTTGTGTCTGTTTCTGATAAGAATTGCTTCACTCGTTTAAATTATCTTAGGAGCACGCGATATGTCGCGATTCGATTGCATGTGCCGTGTCTAACAACGATCAATCTCATGCATGCACGATCTACGGATACCCAAagtttaataagaaaaagatgCATATAGTAGGGGCAGAAACGTTGAACTACATATTCTTAATTAAACTACAAGACAAAAATGACCTCTTCCATTTTTCTCtcctttctctccttcttgtGATATCTTGAGAAAAGCTTGTTCTTCGTTCATATTTCGGCACTCTTGATCCGAGTATTGTCTCATTAGCCATAGATTGCATCAAAGAGAGGCTTCATGTTGTTATTGTCCATCACGAGCTGAAGTAATCTTTGACAATGTCTATGTTAGTGTTGTGTCTGAGGTATGTGGGGGTCAACGGCAGATGAGTCAAGTAAGGGAGGGAGACTCgagagagacaagagatGGGCTTCCAGATCGACCGATTCTTGCACCATcgtttcttttttctcttttttgTCGAATCATGTAGATTTGTTGGATTAGAATTGAGGTTACAGTTGAATTGTTTATTTTGTGGTTTGTTTACATGAATGTTTTGAACACCACTTACACGCTACTGCGTAACTGTGTACTCTGTTGTTATATGCAGTCTATCATTGGATGCCAAGATATCACCCGCTATCAAGACTCAAAAACCACTTACACTCACTCAACCACAGCCAgagaaaaatataaaattacAGAGAAACAAAATATCTCAACAATCTCTCAAAATAGCACGTCTCAGAACAACTCATCTCATTCAGGTGCAATTACACAAAATGCCCTCCCTGCATCACGTAACCAAGGTCAAAAACTCCCTAGTTACGGAGCCCTAATCTCCTTGTGCCTCTCCCTTGCGCACTGGAATGAAGCAGCATGACGATGTGCCTGTTTACCATTCTTTCATGTGGCGGCTAGACTGTCGCAAGCTGAGAGAGACAGGTCCAGACAAAGGAGGGGGGCAGCCGAGATAAACACATTgattcttcttggccagTGTCTGACTCGAGGCTTCACTTACAGATATAAGGCAGCCTCGTCAACCGCATCAAcactctcttcttcttcttcagcactCAGCATCTTTCTCGTTCTTTGCAACCCACACTCGTTAACAAACCTCGCCCAAGTCACTCGCTTGACCACTGTCCTTCACTCCAACAAACTTTGCATTCGCTCTTCCGGAACTCACTCTTTCAAGTCCCAAAACAACCAAACAAGTCATTCAAGATGTACTCATTCAACACCGCCGCTCTCGTTGCCCTTGCTGGCTTCGCCGCCGTTGAGGCCGCCATTGTCTCTCCTGCTCCCCAGCCTACCGGCGTCAAGAACGGCACCGTCACCGTCACCAGTGTGTACGATGTCTACACCACTGTCTGCGCTGGTCCTACCAGCTTCCACCTCGGAGGCAAGGACTATGTCGTCACTGAGCCTTGCACTCTGACCATCACTGACTGCCCTTGCACCGTCACTGAGACTCACCCCGCGGGCCCTACTTGGATCCCTGGCAAGCCCTACCACCCTGCTCCCCCCAAGCCTGAGCACCCCTCCAAGCCCGAGCAGCCTGAGCACCCTGCCCAGCCCGAGCACCCTGTGGTTACCGCCAAGACCACCGGCCCTCAGGCTCCTGAGGCCACCAAGCCCGCCAAGGGTACGGATGTCCCCGAGACTCCCGTCGTCGTTGCCGGCGCCGGTGCTGTCCAGGTCGGTCTCGGCCTGGCTGCCATGCTCGGCCTCATTGCTCTGTAAGCTCGCAAAGACAAGCAAACTCTCTCACGAGTATCTCCTGTCTCCGAAAACGAGCACCTGCTCGTCAGGCTGCCACCTTTCGTCTGAGACTGGTATATCTTTACGGCTCACAACGCTATGATTCATTACGAGCGCTCAACGGAAACTTCGCTTcgcttctcatcaccaacgtATTAATGAcaaccttttttttttttttttttttgacTTCTTTGGGCCATCATGCACTCGCATTTAGACCGTTGAAGAGTGGAGACTCTTGTTACTCCTATCTCTTTGTTCAAACGCCACACTCATGTCTCAGACACTAGAAGCTTGAGTGTAGATTGATCAAGGGAgggatgaggaagagagacCATCTGTTCAGGGGCTTGGAGCTGGTGATGTTCTTTGTGAATCCCAT
Proteins encoded in this region:
- a CDS encoding uncharacterized protein (expressed protein), producing the protein MYSFNTAALVALAGFAAVEAAIVSPAPQPTGVKNGTVTVTSVYDVYTTVCAGPTSFHLGGKDYVVTEPCTLTITDCPCTVTETHPAGPTWIPGKPYHPAPPKPEHPSKPEQPEHPAQPEHPVVTAKTTGPQAPEATKPAKGTDVPETPVVVAGAGAVQVGLGLAAMLGLIAL